The Benincasa hispida cultivar B227 chromosome 11, ASM972705v1, whole genome shotgun sequence genome has a segment encoding these proteins:
- the LOC120091367 gene encoding actin-depolymerizing factor 2-like — protein sequence MANAASGMAVNDDCKLKFLELKAKRTYRFIVFKIEEKQKQVVVEKVGEPTQSYEDFAASLPSDECRYAIYDFDFVTEENCQKSRIFFIAWSPDNSRVRSKMIYASSKDRFKRELDGFQVELQATDPTEMGLDVIRSRVG from the exons ATG GCCAATGCAGCATCAGGAATGGCCGTGAATGATGATTGCAAGCTGAAGTTTTTGGAGCTCAAGGCGAAAAGAACCTATCGCTTTATTGTGTTTAAGATCGAGGAGAAGCAAAAGCAAGTTGTAGTAGAGAAAGTTGGCGAGCCGACACAGAGTTATGAGGACTTTGCTGCAAGCCTCCCTTCGGACGAATGTCGTTATGCTATCTATGATTTCGACTTCGTTACCGAAGAGAACTGTCAAAAGAGCAGAATCTTCTTTATTGCCTG GTCCCCTGATAATTCAAGAGTCAGAAGCAAGATGATATATGCAAGCTCCAAAGATAGATTCAAGAGAGAGCTGGATGGCTTTCAGGTTGAGCTCCAAGCAACCGATCCGACCGAGATGGGTCTTGATGTCATTCGAAGCCGAGTTGGCTGA